The sequence gAAGTGAAAAACACTGTGCAACAATTCTCAGAAAACTCTGTATCATCTTTGCCAATTGTGAAATACTTCTCTTATAAATGAAGTTCTATTCTTCTTTCTTGTGTACTTTCGCTGCAAATTTTACATGATATCAGAGTCATCCTTGACGGTCTCTGattttatcaaacaagaaattgaattCCCACCTTTCTTGATTACAAGAACCACACACAGCACCAAGAACGGCAGAAGATCCGGAAATCTTGAAATTGTAGCAGAGTGATAACCCTGGTTTGAGTCTAGTTACCACCTTACTAGATGGATCCAGTTTTTTATCCTGGAGCAGATCAATTAGACTGGATCGGGGAACCAAGATGAAAACATGTTTCATAAATGCAAAGGGACTGAAACCTGAAGAAAACACCAAGGAATTGGAATAGTGGATCAGGGCAGATTGCATAGTGACATCGTGGATCTTGAATTCCATTTCAAGAGATATTGTGGAGAGTTTCTTGTACACAAATACATCTAGGGAACTGTGGGTTGAATTAGACAACAAGTTTAGACAAAGCAACGGTCCCATGGTATATCaactaaaaatagaaatggCTTCATTGTCACAGGGCTCCATGTCAGTCTCCACATACTTTTCTAAGCTAAAGAGACTTTGGGATGAGTTGACTTGCATTACACACACCCCAAAATGCACCAGTGGGGCTGCCAAGGAGACTGCAGATCTCAAGATTGCATATCAACTTATACAATTTCCTATGGgattaaatgaaaatcaagACTATGTGAGGAACCAAATCCTCATGATAGAGCCACTGCCTAATTTCAGCAAGGCTTACTCTATGATCCTTAgagttgaaaaacaaaatggcATTGTGGAGAGAAAACATAAACATCTTTGTAACTTGCTAGATCTTTGATGTTTCAAGCTAATTTACCTATAATGTTTTGGACTGAGGTTATTTGAACAcccacatatataataaatagaataccTACACCTATATTGAAGTGGAAGCCCCCCTATGAAGTGTAGTTTAAGAAAGCTGtaaattactcttattttaaaacatttggatgtttatattttacaacAAATAACTTTCCACATaagtataaatttgatttaagaGCCTTAAAATGTGTATTCTTGGGGTATGCTTTTAATCAAAAAGGCTACAAGCTGTATGACTTGAACAAAAGAAGTATGCTAATCTCTAGGGATGTTACTTTCCAGGAAGATGTCTTCCCCTACATAGGTCAATTAGCTAACCTTATTACCTGTTCAATACCTAAAATGATGACTGAAATAGACCTGGAAACCTctaaaaatcaagaacatcCAACAGAGTTAGAAGAAAATGCAGTAAACACTGATAATACAGAAAATCTACTTCTAGATGAGAATCAGGCAAGAGAGAATGTAATATTAAGAAGGTCCTCTAGACCAACTACTAGGCTTGCTAAATTCCAAGACTATGTTTGTTCTTACACTCAAGAATGTACAGATACACCTATCATTATACATTCACCATCTATGCACACTTGCTTACTTACAGCAGTTGCACTTCCTTAAGAACCAAGAACATACAGTGATGccataaagaaaaaggaatggATGGGTGTAATATCAGCTGAAATAAAAGCCTTTGAATTCAATAAAACATGGAAAATCACAAAGCTATTTTTGTCTCATTCGACTTCTTTGCAGAATGAGGGAATCGctatttttgttgctttgttATAACTACGATTCTTGAAAAACGTTGTTGAACTATAGGAAATAAGTTATTGGGAGGTGTATATGTACCAACAAGATAAGCTGACCAACATCGATGGAAATATAATCATAATGGCGAATGAGACGTTAGATTAGTAGATAATAAATTGCTAGGGATGGAATTTACTTGTCAAGATTTGACAAAGCTAGAAACTCTGTTGTTTTACAACATATTTTATGTGCGCAAATACTAcccggaaaaaaaaattgactattggctataattttctaaaaattgttgtaaatattttttattgagtacggttaaataaaatcgctgcaaacacataaattttccactaagaaaaagttatttgtgaTGGCTAATAGCCATGGTAAAAATGATTTGTTATAGCTTTTAGatatgacaaatgttttagctATCCTAACAGATACCACGGCCAATAACCGTTGCATGGCCgtggtcaataactatttgttcctactattttatttttaaccatgacaattGGCCATAGTCAaatgttgcattttttttttagtgaattaAAGTTCACGATGATTGTTATAAATGTTTGACAAAAAAGTCGCATCGTTTTTCCTTATCGTTGTAATTATATGGGTatgatttaatgtaattagaCTCTCGAgttaaataccaaaatattttctcaaaaaatattgtaattattcgttttatcatttttaaatacttttataattattaaaatctttttaagttgcatttatattgaattatgggtttcaatacataataatcagtcctaatttatttggatggttttaaattcaaagggttttgatttttcttaaatttgttgatctcAGTGCTatgcatttttcttcaaactttaAAATGTTTTTACTGAAAGAAGTATGATTTTTCGCTATTgttaattactatagttaaagaaaaaaattatagtgaatacaaattaatcacaGTTATGCCACGACTATTAGCCTTTGTTTTGCTAGTGTGgtcaaaacattaattataactaaaactGTGGCAATGGCCATAGctaaaattatggtaaatattgattaattgtggTAAAACTTTAAACTTtcacattgatttttttaacataattaatattatttatttactatgatttttaaattgtgatcatttataatatagcaaaaatttaataatttatagtgtTTGTAATAATAGTCATACTTTCCATTATAGGATCAAAagttttaagaaatatatatatttacttttcaaCAAAGAAAAGTTTGATAGAATTAAAACTTCAAACTAAAATACTTACTACTCACAATTATTCACCTAAACTATTTTCGTCTagttttatattcaatttttatcaaaaatatattaacattttctatactaaattgattaaaatagtgtaattttaaaatgaccaaagaataaaagaaaaaaaaattgtggtaTTGAGAATAATTTCAACAATGAATAACATAACATAGGaggtttcaaaatattatttcgggtaaattatatttttggtctcataaatagacatattttcaattttggtctcaCACTCAGATCAATTCGCGCATTGAGTCCCATATGTGGttcttttttacattttaaggATCATTTAaggattttcatccaattgaTAACGTAGCTGCTCTTTCCGTCAGGCCGTTAGTCACGTGATCTGCACGTGTGAAAAACTTAAATGTCTGAATTGGCCTGAGTGTGTAaccaaaattagaaacagATCCActtatagaacaaaaaatataatttacccttattttgattgtattgactAATGGAGAGAGCAGTTGCCGTTATCAATTGGACGAGAATCCCTCAATGgtactgaaattgaaaaaaaaaatccatatgGGACTCAATGTGCGAATTGACCTAagtatgggaccaaaattgaaaacatgtCCACTTCTGGattagaaaatgtaatttaccctattatttcaattaaatttgtgCATTATTAACTGCATAaagtatgttatattttacaaattaattagaagaATTATCAAACATTGATGAGCCCTTTGTACCATTGTAATTTCTTACTGTATGccttaatgaattaattagcCTTAATCTTGTAAATTTGATTGTTACAATAAGAACATATATCAGATTGAACTCTGagatatataattcaaaaaaagcTAGTGACAGCTTGTTACGGCGTTAATATGAATAGGTCCatgaattcaattttctttttttttttttggtaaaattaatgtttgtcCTATAAAAATGGAGGGTAATACTTTTGGTCcacctaaaatttattttgacaataCGAAGGacaagaattataaaaaaaaaatgacacgTTAAGAACATTTATATTTGGAAAATGTCCGCAATTTGCAGTTGACATGCACATAACATGCACGTGAAATTTACCACTCGAATTGGTCATTTCTTGtgaatgaaaagaaagaacagcaccaatattatgaaaaacgataaaaaataaatcaaaaatagTTCACTCGTCTAAATACTCTCTTAGGATAGTGtaactaaataaacaaacttgcacatattgtattatttagaTCTTATAAACAAAGTAGATATAAACCAACGCCATAAATGTCTATACGGTCTATTTGATCAATCATTGCATTATTCTTTGTGCTTGATCAAGTCAATACGAGTATGTAGCCACCTCCATCCTGATGCATCAGGGCATCTATCGACAAAAGTGATTActcctctttttttgtttacaaaaGTTATTACGCATCATTTTAATACTACTAcactaactttttttattgtatcgATAAtaccttaaatttatttttattttattttttttgaaatgtgatttgttggtttatatattttgttcttaattatatataatatattttaaaatatgaaaagttatttttatatgcacGCAAGAATGACATGCCACTACGACTAACTCGCATAATTTAAAAGCTATTGACAGCTTGTTACAACATTAATACAGATTAATAGTTCAAtgaattcaactttttttttttgaaaaaattgtaattttcgtTCTATAAGAATGGAAGgtaacacttttggtccacttaaaatttattctagCAACGAAGgacaataatttaagaaaaaaaaacgaaGCACATTACGGACATTTGTGTCTGAAAATTTTTCCTAGTTACTCTTGCCATGCACATAATTTGCACGCgacatttttcaataaaattttatcaacattatgaaaaataactaaaaaaaaaaagcaaatcaaAGATAGTTAATTCATCCATATCCTCAACTTAAAATAGtgagaaaaatcattgttatcatatACCTTTAGTACTCATCCAAATAGACAAACTCCCGCACGTTGTAGCATTTAGTCTAATAAACAAACTACATAAAGCAAACCAACAACATAAATGTCTATTTGGTTGATCGTTGTGTTGGCTTTCTTCACTCTTGATCAAGTCATCACGAGTGCGTAGCCACCTCCGTCCTGATGCATCATGGCATCTATAGAATCTCCGTCCTCCATTTCCATCTATGTATAAAGTCAAAAGtagaaatacaaataaaaaattttcatagttATTACATGTTTACGTTAGCAAAAGCAAGCGATGTACAAAACTTATGATGCACATGGGACCTTTTGGTCCGAAAATCAGCCATGCATCATATGCACAAAAACGTTACTATGCATTAGATCTTCAAAACTAAACTCTACTTGCGTATGATAACACATCAACGCAAACTAATGCAAATGCAAGAGAACAATTACATTTTCGCTAtcataatgttatttttcgGCAGATTTCATCATTGTTTTCTTTGATCTTATAATGCtaggaacaaatattttacttatacGGTAAAAAAGGGGTTAAATGCAGTTTACCCCATTCGATATatgaaatgaacaaatattttctatgaaaaaaaattgcaaattaacTAACTTGCAAATTGCActatggggggggggggggggtaattggtttcatttttcaaaacacaggggataatttgctattttattcacaacagttttttttttttcatttctcatatcacggaggtaaattgcatattttctatttgtgCAACAATTTGTGCATATCGTTACAGAATCACATTTAACATTAAATTCTAGCATCGAAGACGGAAATAAAGATGTTACCTCGAGGGGAGTTTTTGAAGCTTTGACGCGTTGGCCATCGTACACAAATGCTATTGCGTCGtagtttaatttcttctgCTTACAGTAAGATGTAAATAAGTGTTGTAGTCTCTTATCGCGCGGAAACCGGTAGTAGACCTCGTCCCCATCCTGCaatgacataaaaattaagtagttCAAAGATAACTTGcatcaagaattaatcaaCTACATTCATATTATTGTGAGATATTCtaaatacatatatctattattattaattattgatctaaacttcaaatatataattcatgggtgaatagcaattcacaccctgtgatattataaatgagtaaattagtcctttataaaaaaaaataaaaaatagggtGGTAGATTGGTgtattttagattatataaggaggtaaatctaGGTCCTTCTCTAGCGATGCTTGTAAGTTTTGTGCATGCACTTGAACACTCCTATGTGAAGGCATATAAACCTTGCTCTGACCAGACACCTTATCGCTCCTCTAGTAAGGCCCTTAAGTCTTTCTTTGAGTAGGCACCcccaaattatcctctttTGATGAGGCACACATATTTTGCTCCGTGCAAGCACACAACTTCTGGTCATAATAGATATATCTCTATTatgaacattttcttttagaaaaataaagcccTACACTTGAGTAGACAACCATTAAGCCTTAATCAATGAAGGCACACGAGCCTTCCTCCATAGATAGATAAGCTCTACTCCTAATGGGCTGGTTCAAAAGATTCCTGCTCCATATAGCATGAAGTAAGCTCTTCTTTCTCTAAGCATGTTTATgccactaatatttttctataagaaaaaaagtggCTCCCTCTTCAAGCTAGTCTCTTGCCTCTGAGATGGCTATTCTAATAAGTTTTGAAGTTTCCATCTATTAGATTGAGGAGTAGAATGATGCCTATAAAAATACACTGGCCTAAAGAGGCCTAAgttgtccaaaaaaaaaaaagagattttcaaaactcaaaagaaTGCAAAGCCGAAGTGGAGCCCAATGGGCCCAGTTCGGACAAGTTTACCCCTATATAACtttgaaagacagttttactccatatgcactcataggtgtaaaattattcgaaaatctgtcagatgactaaaagtaagcaatttcgtaagttactggatctaaacaaaaatagacatagttatcgggctaaaattaaaattaggcatacttgacggactaaaataatacttttttcttattattattgttgttgttgttgttattactattattatataatactaCTATTATTGCAATGTTTATCAATCTTGGTTCTTGGGATTATCAACGGAAAAGATTCTTGATTTCGAGTAGATCaagaattacaaaaagaaCCGAGTCGAAAAACATGCCGAATCACTAGTTCttggttataaatttttaaaatccataaacaaatgtaaaaaaaaaaaaaaatcacataaaaatcgTTGCTtggtataaaattttcaaaaggatTAACATCAAATCAAACTAATCTAACCATacacaaaaaggagaatatatatatatatatataagtaacaattaaaaaaaaaaaaggaaagggaaATGAAAGGAGAAATGTACCTGAGATTTGATGGAGAGGGCGATTTTAGAAACAATGGATTGGTCATGATTTGGTTTCTTGCCATTGGAAGTCTCTCCTGgtctcattttctttcagcCTTAAtttcagtgtgtgtgtgtgtgtgtgtgtgtgtgttcgaacacaaataca comes from Sesamum indicum cultivar Zhongzhi No. 13 linkage group LG10, S_indicum_v1.0, whole genome shotgun sequence and encodes:
- the LOC105171895 gene encoding small ubiquitin-related modifier 1-like, whose product is MRPGETSNGKKPNHDQSIVSKIALSIKSQDGDEVYYRFPRDKRLQHLFTSYCKQKKLNYDAIAFVYDGQRVKASKTPLEMEMEDGDSIDAMMHQDGGGYALVMT